Part of the Carcharodon carcharias isolate sCarCar2 chromosome 11, sCarCar2.pri, whole genome shotgun sequence genome, CCTTCTAGAAGAAGTACCAAACAGATTTGGTGATCGAGGAATTGTTCACTACACCATATTGGATAACCAGATTTATCGACGAACCATGGGACGATACACTGACTTCAAAATGTTTTCAGATGAAATGCTGCTTTCTTTAACAAGGAAAGTATGTGTTAATAAAACCACAATCTAAAAACGTTATTCTTTACACTGTAATCTGTTACGAAACGGctcattattttgtttttttttatggaCTTTCCTTAGGTTCGCTTGCCCAATGTTGAATTTTATGTAAATGTTGGAGATTGGCCACTAGAAACCCGTCAGATGAAGGATAATCCCTTGCCCATCATTTCTTGGTGTGGCTCTGAGGATACTGCAGATATTGTCCTTCCAACATATGACATCACACGCTCTACATTAGAAACACTGCGTGGTGTAACAAATGATCTTCTCTCCATTCAAGGACAGACTGGTAGGTTGTTTGCTTATATTTCTATCTGATTGTATATTTTTACCTTTAAATTTTATCAATGACCTGACACCTACTGTtgcaacagatttttttttatttaaaatgaaattttCTATACAGGACCATATTTACTAACCATTTTATTtgtccctcattcccattcacccattcCCCTTTTCTTCATTTACTTTGTACTTAGAAATTGGTCAGTTCTGCAGAGGCTGGAGATTTTCCATTATGCTAAACACAGTTGAGGTTTAATCAGAGAAATACAGCCaccaatacaaaagcaaaatactgcagatgctggaaatctgaaataaaaacagaaaatgctggaaataccagttatggcagcagctgtggagagagaaacagagttaacattttaggctGATGCTTTTTCAGTTCTGATAAAGAGCCATGGGCTtgcaacgttaactctgtttctctctccgcagatgctgcctgacctgaagagtttttccagtattttctgttttattaaatGTGGCCACTATCTTCATGTGCTCCATCCCCTCTTTCTTGTACTTTAGCCTCAATTTCATCCAACCTCAGCAGACTTCACCCCACCTCCAACCACTGAAGCCCTTGAACAAATTGTCATGTTTCAAATTCATGCCTAGCTGTTCTAATTCTTTGTGTGAACTTCTTCAGTCGTGTTTCTGTACCTGCCACAGCCATGAAATCACCTTAATCAAAGTCACAGATGACATTCTATGTGACTGTGACCaaatgctgctgctcctgcagaaCATTGCCACTTTTTTTTTGCACAATTGGTACACCATCCTGCCCAGTTTCTCTCTTCCATTGCCTAGCCAAATGACTCTGCCTTCACCTAGTTCCTGTCTTACTTATCCAATCACAGCCAAGAGAAGCTTCATAAGGTGTTCTCTTCAGACCCCAATCTACTGAAGGACCCATCCTTCTTCTCCCCCTATTTCTTTTCTACATGCTACCATCAGTGACATTATTCAAAGATATGACATCAAGTTCtgcatgtatgctgatgacacccagtgcCATCACTCTAGACCGCTGCACTATCTCGgagttgtcagactgcttgtccaagaATCTAGCCTTGGATAAGCTACAATTTCTTCCAGTTAAACATTAGGAAGACTGAAGTTGTTGTCTTTGGTTCCTTCCACAAACTTTATTCCTATGTCACcaattccattctctctccttgGCCACTACCTTGGGCTGAACCAGAATCTTTGCAATCTTCCTGTCCTTTAGCCCTGAACTGAGTGTCCAAGCACTTATCCTCTGTGTCACAAATAtagcctacttccacctctgagACATCACAAGTCTGCATGTCTGCCTTACTTTATCCGCTGCTGAAACTCTGACCTGTGCTTTTGTTACTTCCAGACTCTATTTCAATACTTTCCTGCTGATTTACCCAATTTTCCATTCTCCATAAACACCGACAGTTTTGAATGAGCTTGTTTCCTGAAACCACCCGGGTCTCACATCATCCTTGTGCTCACTAACCTCCTGGTCCATCAACATGATGTAAAActtctcatcctcatgttcaaatccctcctatGGTCTTGCATctcctacctctgtaaccacctccactcCTACCATCATCCAAGAACTCAGCCTTGCTCCAATTTGGGCATCTTCTGCATCCCTCCTTCCCTTTGCCATACCCAttagtgactgtgccttcagccatgaGGCTCTAACCTCTGAAATAGCCTCTCTAAACCTCACTGTCCTTTTTAAGACCCTTAATATTATCTCTCTGACCTAGCTTCTAGTCATTTTTCCCCAATAGCTCGCTCTTTCCTTGGCGCCAATTTTTATTTGATCATGATTcaatgaaatgccttgggatatttCTCTATGTTAGAGGTGCCataaaaatgcaagtcattgTTAACTTGCTTTTGTAAATAATAGGCTTCCTTAAAGGTTGTTGAATAAGGAATATAAAATCATAACAAGtatgagcaggaataggtcatttggcccattgagcctgctctgccattcaataactattcatggctgatctgattgtggccttaactctattttcctgcctgtccccaatAACCGTTGACTcctttgttgatcaaaaatctgtctaactcaaccttgaatatatgcaatgacccagcctctactactttctgtggaagagaattcttaCAACTAacaagcctctgagagaagaaattcctccttatctctgtcctaatgggaggtcccttatttttaaactgtgtcccctagttctagataccgtcacgaggggaaacattctctcagcatctaccatgttATGCCCCCTCAGAATaacatatatttcaataagatcacccctcatttttctaatgggtattggcccaacctgctcaaactttcctcaCAGGGCAACCcaatcatcccaggaatcagccgagtgagcCTTttttgaactgtttccaatgcaagtatggccctccttaagtaaggagaccaaaactgtacacaatactccaggtgcggtctcaccaatgccctggacAGTTGTAGCAAAATCTCAATGGAATTTTGGTGATCCCATCAAGGAGAAGCACACAGTAGAagtggaggggatgagggaggtaCTTTTGGATGttgtttttattgcccatccctaactgttctGAGTAGGTGGAGTACAAcagagaggcttgctaggccattgcagaggacaattaagagtcagtcacattgctgtgggtctggggtcatttGAGCctgactaggtaaggatggtgatttccttccctaaagatcattaatgaaccagatgagtttcatggtcaccgttactgatgcaggatttttattccagatttatttaattaactgaatttaaattcccactgccttggtgggatttaaactcatatTGCAGAGTCGTTAGTCCAGGCCTTGGGATTACTAGTCCTAACAGTACATGGACTatagtggctcaccatcacctttttgAGCAATTAAGGGTGGTCAATAAATGCCAGCTACACCTATATCACATGAGTTAATGGAAAAACTTGTGGTCATTGTGTCCTCTCCAAAAGCTAATTGCACATTCCTGAATTAAGTAAAGAAAAAACTCTAAATTAATTAATATTATAGTTTCTGATCCCCTATTTTAAGTTTCTTTCAGAACTTAAATGTATTCTAAATAAGCCACCAGAATGTAATTCAACTGATGTATCCTTGCAATGTACATTTTGGTCCAGATTTTATGGTTAGCACCGAATAACTGCCATTTGCCATTCATTACACTTAGAGTTGCCCACAGAATTTGTCCTGGCTTTTAGTCTGCTATGTGCAGTTATCAGTTAAAACAGTGCAACACCCTCTGCAGGGGATCTGGGACCTACCTTCCTAAACAATCAGATTGAAAAAGCCTCACTGATAAACTCAGTCTAAACTAGGAAGTGTGTGTTTGAACTCCCAATTTAATGTAAAATAATGTAtaaaaagtgaaataaagaaaCATGGGAGACATATGAGACAAAGAAAATGTAaaacatttttgttttaatttttaaaaaatttccaacAATGGTTGCAATCTGTAGGAATGTGGCTTCATGCTTGTAAAAACACATTTTCAGTGCCAGAAGGTTATTTTACAGTAATTTAGAATTATCCActattaaaaatttaattacaCTTGAATGGACAAACACTACTTTTTTTCTGTTGTGTTTAATGGGTATCTAGTGGGTAAGTATTTCAATTTCGATGCCAAGTGTCTCGGTACAATACTGTTGAAGCAAAGCTTTTTGAGAAGCACGGCAATTCTGACAGCAATTTCCTAATTCCtgcatttaactgtgcatgtggaACGCCAGAAATCGCTGTCCTTTTCCTTCCTTAATAAAGTTGAGCATAATTTGCCTCACTGTTATTTCCACCACAAAATCTGGGCAATAGTTTAAAATTAGGCAGGACAGATCCTTGATCTGAATGGATCTATGAACTGTTCTTCAGCCACTAGCTATATAACTTGTCACATAATTTGTCAGTTGATTGTTAGTTGATGCCTAATATAAGCATAAAACAAGATTTCCTGACCTTTTAATGTCATACTAGATGTACATCCTGTATAACAgaagaaaaatgtttttgaaGCAATGTATTTGAATTAAAGTACTTCCATAAAAATACAACTGTTCTTCATCTCTAATTTTTGGAATTCCTCTTTCTCTCTAGCTTCCCAACCACCTTTAAAAACCTTCTCAAAATACAACTCTTCGATCAAGCTCTTGGTTGTCCCTCCTAACTCTTGCATAATGGGAACTTATTCTATGTGACATTTATTAGTTGCAGGTGACACTTTTATATTCCAAGTTACTGTTGGAgggcaacaacaacttataattATATATCGCCTTTAACTTAATAAAtgctccaaggtgcttcacaagagagcagcataaaacaaaatatgacactaagcGACATGCGGaaatattagatcagatgacctaAAACTTGACCAAATAGGTACATTTTAAGCATTGTCTTTAAAGAGGAAAGAGGtatagggagggcattccagatcctaggaatatggccaccagtggtggtgaGATTACActtgggatgctcaagaggccagaattaggtgaACACAGATATGTTgcagggttgtgggactggaggagattacaaagataggaaaggacaagatcatggagggatttgaaaacaaggataaggattttaaaatcaaggtgttgcttgaccaaGAACCAATGTACGCCAACAAATACAGGGCTGATAGGAAAACAGGACTTAGTATGAGCTTTGGATGATTTCAAGTTTACTGAGGATAGAGTGTGGATACCAGCCAGGAGTGCTTTCAAATGTCACGTGGAGCATTAATGAGGACtccagcagatgagctgaggctggTGCGAAGTCAGGAGATGTTACGGAGTTGGAAATAATTGGTAATAGCGATACCACAAATATGTGTGAGGAAgatcatcttggggtcaaatctGATACCTAGGTTGTGAACAGGCTGTTTTAATCTTTGACTGTTACCAAGGAGAGGGATTGAGTCATTAGCTAGGAAACAGAGTTTGGAGTGTGGATGGAAAATAATGGGCTGAAGTTTATGGGGAGTGTATTGCTCACGCCCATGTTTCAAAAGTCAGTTCCAAACCGACTGacataaaaaaaaactctgcccCACAGTAATAACGTGCTGTGGGCAGCTTTAAGTACCTGAGAGTGGGGCTTCCGACTCCAAGTGGGAGGAAGTCCAGCACTTGAGATctgccagccaatccgattgaccagcagtcccagcagcaccagaactcgATTGTGGGCACTGCCAGGACAGCAAGCAGACCCTAGGAAGAACTAAGATAATTTGCGTGCTTTTAGGCTGGAACAGAGCCTGGGAGCATAGGGAGCAGGAtcaggggggatgggggatcaggttttggaggccaAAAGGGGAGGGAAAAAGGAGGGACATAAGCTTGGGGAGGGGAAGTGTCCCCTATACATGCAgggcaccacccccacccttcccGCCTTTTCAacaaagttattttttaaaaatgactgcTTGCCCACACCAACCATTTTATGGCACGGGCAGTGTAATATTTGGGTCAAGTGACTTGTTAACCAGTTCAATTGcctgttaatgattttttaaaaatggaattggTAGGCCGCCCACCTACTACGTCATGGGGACTGGGTCAAGGTGGGTAGGAAAGCAGTGGGCGAGCCACTTGTTCTATTTGATGGGCCCCACCCCATATGGTGAGGAAttcattaaatccagcccaatggtttcagtcttcccaatatttaattaaagAAATTTTTGCTTATCCAGTGCTCGGCGTCgggtaagcagtctgataatttagcaacagtagaGGAGTCAATGGAGTCAATTGGGGAAGAAGAGCTGGATGTCATCattatacatgtgaaaactaatgtgtTCTTGGAcaatgttgctgaggggcagatgtagatgagaaataggagataACTCTGCAGGATCAGGAAGCCATTGCGAGCAATACCctagctatgattagatagataaaaatggaaccaTGTGGGAGTTGTTCCACCCAGCTGGGTAACAgtggagaaggatggtgtggtcaactgtgtcaaagactgcagacaggtcaagaaagtttacctttgtcacagccacaaaggatgtcatttgtgactttgataagaactTTCAGTAATGTGGTGAGGGCAGAAAcctgagggattcaaacatggagttccgggAAGGATGGGCACTGATTTGGGCGGTGACGATACGGTCAAGGATTTTGGAGAACAAGGGGAGATTGGAGATAAGGTGATAGTTTGAAAGGATGGTAGGGTTAGGGGTTTATTTTTGATTGGAGGGGCATTGACAGCAGATTTAAAAGAGAGGGCCAACACCTTAAGAGAGTGAACTATTAACACTGTTGGTTGAAATGGGAAGCAGAAGGGGAAGTTGAGAGATTAAGAACTTTTCCCTTTATTTAAAATTGCTTAAATTATTTTTATTCCTTGCAAAATACAAGGTCCTGCCTGGTGTAATAAAACAGAGCAAGCTTTTTGGCGAGGCAGGGACAGTCGCGAAGAGAGGCTGAAACTAGTCAGGATCTCCAGAAACAATCCTGAGCTGTTGGATGCTGGAATAACTGCCTATTTCTTCTTTCGTGAAGAAGAGAAAGAACTTGGAAAAGCGCAATTGATCAGTTTCTTTGACTTCTTTAAGGTATGAATTGATGGACAAATGaaacaattattttaaaatcttgtgtttttattttaatttccaaAGTTGATTGCATTTTACAAGGTTATTTAGGATGCAAAATTGGAGTATCAGCATACACTTACATGTACTGGTGGACATGGTTTCAATTTCCCTCACCCTGCTGAATTCCTCAACTCACTCACATAGATGTAGAGAGGTATGGGATGGAGGGATGGTCAATGCTTGGGTTGTAGGCTTATTGGTACAGATCTGATCACAGATGGTGGATGGACAGAgtgtttaaaaagaaaagataTTAAATGCTAGGTTTACTTTTACAAATTGGTAGCCTAGCTATTAATATTGCAGGGGTTTGAGTGGACACAGTAATTCTGAAGCATTCTATAGGGAGAGCACCAGGCATGGGAGAGAATTGTGTTGCCTTGTGTGATATGATTTGCTATGTATGTTATCACTCCTTCCACTAACTCTGCACTACAACCAGGTGTTGTATTAGCTGCAGTCATAAGATGTCATCAATAATTACTTTTATGCCTGAAAAATACTTCTGGGGTTCATAAGTATTAGTAGCCTTCCAAAGTATGAATCCATTGGATCCTGAATTTGGTAACACCTGAAACTGCACAATTCCAGTGACGCACAGCGATCATGCACCAGATTAGAGAGGCCTGAGGATCACCCAACATTTGTCCTTAGACTCGTTTGTTCTGGTGAGCTGTGAAAACCTAACTAATTTTGGTCAGACCTACAGGTAGGTCTACTggctttcccctcttccccaatCAGGACAGGGCATGGCAGGCCAGTAGCTGCTCACCATTGTTCTATGGAGCCAGGAGAAGCATTGCTActccttccagtcacaaaaaggGCATTACAAGGAGATTTGAGGCTGTCTTCTTGAATGGCTTGTAGTGGTCCTTTTTGGGATTGCTAGGTAGGCAACTCATTACTCAGAAATGATGATCAGCAAATAGTCTAAATGGTTTTGGATATCTGGGTCAAAAATGGGCCCAGGAGCCTTTAATTAAATATTGAGACCACCTTAAATAGAAGCTCCAACTGTTCTGCATCAAACCAAACGTCCTGCAGTTCACGTGCGGGTCTCTAGCTGATAAGTTGGTTATCATTGTGCCCACTTCACACCTGAAAAGCAGGTGCAACAATGTTGAATTAGACCATATTccatttccttttcccacctttttaaATATGAAGCAGGATCTATCTATGGGAtaaagacagatcagtgtgctgaagttcagcagcaacaccaacagcttTATCTCTTGTATGTGTTAATTTATGTTTCTGGAAAAGATGTTCAAATAATTTTCTTGCAAGCTTTGTATTAACATATATTGTTATCCGTTGTGAATCTAAACTTACAAAATTTCGCAAAGAATGAGCTTCAAATCAAAATGTTACATCAGGCCAACTATATTTTTCATTATATTAAGTGACTTGTAATTATTAAAATTGAACTTTTAGGCACTTTTTAAGGTAAATCCTCATTAATACCattattattaaaaaaaattagacCTTTTAGAAGGGTTTTTGTggttgcaattttttttaatattcatgtgaactttttttttattgagaTGAGATGTGTTTCTGAACATTTTTCCAGTATAAATACCAAGTGAATGTGGATGGTACTGTGGCAGCTTACAGGTTCCCATACCTTATGTTGGGTGACAGCCTTGTATTGAAGCAGGATTCTAAATATTATGAGCACTTCTACAGATCTCTGAAGCCATGGAAACATTATGTTCCACTGAAGAGAGATATGAGTGATGTTATTGAGAGGATTAAATGGGTGAAGGTAAGTAAGCAAGTTGCAATGTTATTCAATTTTAATGCGTAGAATCTCCCCAAGGGCTCAGTGGGTAAATGTGATGTGTCACTGAACTATGCGTTGGAAGGCCTTGCTCAGATTCCGATTTATGCTGAGTTAGTCTCTCTTTGGGGGCCGGTTAGCTCAGTTAATTAGATGGTTTGCGTGTGGTTCAGATTGGcaccaacagcatgggttcaacTCTCATTCCAGCTGAGGTGGATTTGCCTCCTTCCCTGACCCTGAGAGTAGAAGACAATGGCAAGCCATCACTGACCAAAAAACAACTGAGAACAGCTCAgagtgaagcatcagcagacaaagAGCCATGGAAGAACCTGTtttcaggcagagcacacatgaaggAGAGAAGTCTCTCTCTATTCAATATAAGTGCTACAATAAGCTTTGACCTCATAGGCTGGATAGGGAATAAAATGGCCACAGTTCAACAAGTGGCCACATAACAACAGAAGTTGATTTTGTAGTAGTCTCTTGATACTCATTTGGTTACCTAGAATCACACCACACCACAACCTGCATTAGCACCTTTtaaggaaaggaaagaaaggacAGAAAGTGGAAGAGAAATTGAGACCTGACTTTGTGATTGGCTAATTTAATCATAGGGGTCAAACTTAGGACTTCCAATCCTTCAAGTCTCAGTGCTAttcacccactgagccatggggAAGGGCTCCTGTCATTTAATCTGAAGTTCACTACACTTCCCGCACTAATTATTACTATGTCCTGTTTAATTTCAACTTAAAAATTGTACAAATATCTGAGGGTGGGAAAGGAGCAAAAGTTAGTATTTATTGATGTTACTTAATATAATATGCAGTAAAACAAAGCAAATTGTGCACAaatgtaatagcagaacaaatACAGTACTTCTCAAAACCTAGATATAATTAACATAACCGAGCAATATATTTTAAAGCAAATTTATTCAAAATGTCAGCACTTTTGATATCTAAGTGTTTCCAGATTTGTTTTTCAATTCATTTATCAGGAAAAGTATCTAGATTTTATAAACTTTTCTTCAGACAGCTCAAAAGACTTTATCCAGAAAGCTTTTCTGAAGTGAAGTTTATAAGGCAATAATTAAATTTAGCAAACTCCTTCAGTATGAATCATGTGTAATAATGGCTTGAGTTTTTATAAATTATTGAGTCCAATGCCTGTTAATATAATCACTTTGCAGTTTCCTCTAGGAATACATAGTTTTATTGATAACAGCTGCAAGTTATCTACCCTTGGGACAAATGTTAGGATAGTACTATATCATTCTGTCACTTTGGCCAGACTTTAACTTAATTTTTACCTTATTAGGCTTATTCATTTGCAATAAATGCACTAATCTGTACCACAAGAGAGTGAAGCAGATTGTCATTATGAAGCAACTTAATTTTCTATTGCAGTTGTTGCTTGGAACATGTGATTTCTTTATACATATTAATGGAGCAATATGTTTGTGGAATTGTTGAATATTTTCTTTTTGTAAACCTTTACTTTCCATCTTTTAACATGAAATTAATTCTGGCAATACAGTATAGTAGGAAAGTATAACATATAGAACATGAATACACAATGAGTAAAAATAGTAATCTTGTTTTTTGATGGATACAATCCCAGCACAAGGTATGCATCAAAAGCTTGTTTTATATTTGTAACAACACAATGGGTAACAGAAATTGCTGAATGGAATGCTATGTACATCTTGCTAAAATCTTTTTCATTTACTTGGTCTTCTCTTAGGATAATGATGCTGAAGCTCAGAAAATTGCCAGATCAGGACAAGCTCTAGCTAGAGAGCTCCTGCAGCCTTCAAGTCTTTACTGTTACTATTACATAGTCTTACAGGTTTGAGAGACTTAATAGATCCATTTATTAAATTGCATACTCCTGCAAGGCAGTTTTTTGCTGAATTATCTAGGATGTGGTACTCTGATTCAACTGGATCAGTGGATGATAACATTAATGGAAGGAAACATTAGGGATAACTACTCATTCTGGATGGATCCTTggtaatttctttaaaaacactttttgtcatttttatatgttttaatattTACAAACTTAGGGGTTCCTACATGGAACCTTGTACATCCTTAATTTTGTTAGTAAAATAGTCATGTGGATTTACTGGGATAA contains:
- the poglut3 gene encoding protein O-glucosyltransferase 3, translating into MRRQRLLWVFSVGLFLMVSVGKCETGKEEVSAAKSLVWGPGLRADVVLPVRYFYIQAVTYTGENVTYSPGSNTFNVVIKVLSSREHVRRYVPAPLDRNDGTFLMRYRMYGTASEGLKIEVFLQGQHVGQSPYILKGPVYHEYCYCPEEEPQKWKDTVSCPAEEEQISSDFINFPSIDLTLLLEEVPNRFGDRGIVHYTILDNQIYRRTMGRYTDFKMFSDEMLLSLTRKVRLPNVEFYVNVGDWPLETRQMKDNPLPIISWCGSEDTADIVLPTYDITRSTLETLRGVTNDLLSIQGQTGPAWCNKTEQAFWRGRDSREERLKLVRISRNNPELLDAGITAYFFFREEEKELGKAQLISFFDFFKYKYQVNVDGTVAAYRFPYLMLGDSLVLKQDSKYYEHFYRSLKPWKHYVPLKRDMSDVIERIKWVKDNDAEAQKIARSGQALARELLQPSSLYCYYYIVLQEYAKRQATKPEIREGMEYVLQPTDNESFCNCKRTANIKEEL